One genomic window of Deltaproteobacteria bacterium HGW-Deltaproteobacteria-6 includes the following:
- a CDS encoding tRNA dihydrouridine synthase DusB — MSSVIHLLKNKAILAPLAGITNLPFRLVARSFGCGLCLTEMISANGLIRESAKTIEYLKTSPQDQPLGVQIFGADPALMAEAAKVVAGHHPDLIDINMGCPVRKVVKTGAGAMLMKDPALAGKIIAAVAGASDIPVTVKIRSGWSPGSINAVEMSRIAADAGAAAIIVHGRTADQGFSGHADWEVIRQVKNTVKIPVIGNGDIREPADALRMCRETGCDAVMVGRAALGNPWIFKGIDQLLNGVSGDYHPSLPERQALIKKHWEMETQIYGRRIAGRTFRKHLLWYTKGLTGSGRFREKVGKMTDSSEILSELDRYFEVLAESQTELMT; from the coding sequence GTGTCTTCTGTAATCCATCTCCTCAAGAATAAAGCGATTCTCGCGCCGCTGGCGGGCATTACGAATTTGCCGTTTCGGCTGGTTGCCCGCAGTTTCGGCTGCGGATTGTGTCTGACCGAGATGATCAGCGCCAACGGCCTGATTCGTGAATCAGCAAAAACAATAGAATATTTAAAAACCTCTCCTCAAGATCAGCCGCTGGGGGTTCAGATTTTCGGCGCCGACCCCGCCCTGATGGCCGAGGCGGCCAAGGTTGTTGCCGGGCATCATCCTGATTTAATAGACATTAATATGGGTTGTCCGGTCCGGAAAGTCGTCAAAACCGGCGCCGGCGCCATGCTGATGAAAGACCCCGCCCTGGCCGGGAAAATCATTGCGGCAGTCGCTGGAGCGTCAGACATCCCCGTGACGGTCAAGATTCGTTCCGGATGGAGCCCGGGGTCCATCAATGCAGTGGAGATGAGCAGGATCGCCGCGGATGCAGGCGCGGCGGCCATCATCGTTCATGGCCGGACGGCCGATCAGGGATTTTCCGGCCATGCCGACTGGGAGGTCATCCGTCAGGTCAAAAATACCGTCAAGATTCCGGTCATTGGCAACGGCGATATCCGCGAGCCCGCGGACGCGCTTCGCATGTGCCGGGAAACCGGCTGCGACGCGGTGATGGTCGGCCGGGCCGCTCTGGGAAATCCATGGATATTCAAAGGAATTGATCAATTATTGAATGGTGTTTCGGGCGATTACCATCCTTCCTTGCCTGAGCGTCAGGCTCTCATTAAAAAGCATTGGGAAATGGAGACGCAGATTTACGGCCGGCGAATTGCGGGCAGAACGTTCCGTAAACATTTACTCTGGTACACGAAAGGATTAACCGGTTCGGGGCGTTTCAGGGAAAAAGTGGGAAAAATGACGGACAGTAGCGAAATATTGTCGGAACTGGACCGGTATTTCGAGGTGCTGGCAGAGTCGCAAACCGAATTAATGACTTGA
- a CDS encoding cell division protein ZapA: protein MLKKRYEIKILGRELAVLSDAEDEQVANVVRFVNEKMEDVMQSNDELRTVDVAILAALNISEDYLKLKGVNQDLCEQLTHRSEKLIQLIENAS, encoded by the coding sequence ATTTTGAAAAAGCGTTACGAAATTAAAATTTTAGGGCGGGAACTTGCGGTTTTGAGTGATGCGGAAGATGAACAAGTGGCCAATGTTGTTCGATTTGTTAATGAGAAGATGGAAGATGTCATGCAGTCGAACGATGAACTCCGGACAGTGGATGTGGCTATCCTGGCAGCTTTGAACATTTCAGAAGATTATTTAAAATTAAAGGGAGTCAATCAGGACTTATGTGAGCAACTGACGCATCGGTCCGAAAAGCTTATTCAGTTAATAGAAAACGCAAGTTGA